The Lycium ferocissimum isolate CSIRO_LF1 chromosome 10, AGI_CSIRO_Lferr_CH_V1, whole genome shotgun sequence genome window below encodes:
- the LOC132032925 gene encoding galactinol synthase 1-like — translation MAGVLSVDIFSDSKKVSTLSTSHAKRAYVTFLAGNGDYVKGVVGLAKGLRKVKSAYPLVVAVLPDVPEEHRKIIRKQGCILREIEPVHPPKHQIQFVAAHYVINYTKLRLWNFLEYEKMIYLDADIQVYENIDHLLDDTPNGYLYAVMDCFCEKEWNHSIQYSVGYCQQHCPDKKKTITWPAGSSAPPLYFNAGMLVFEPSRVTYDNLLQAVQITPPTPFAEQDFLNMYFQEVYKPIPLVYNLVLAMLWHHPENVDLDKVKVVHYSAAGSKPWRYTGKEENMDREDVKMLVKKWWDIYNDASLDYIYPHDDEQDSRVPKKPTPFITASSAA, via the exons ATGGCTGGAGTGTTATCTGTAGATATCTTTTCCGACTCTAAAAAAGTCTCAACTCTTAGCACGAGTCACGCCAAGAGGGCATACGTGACGTTTTTAGCCGGAAATGGCGATTACGTGAAAGGAGTTGTTGGATTGGCAAAGGGTTTGCGAAAGGTGAAGAGTGCATACCCTCTCGTGGTGGCCGTCTTGCCCGATGTGCCGGAGGAGCACCGGAAAATCATACGCAAACAAGGTTGCATTCTTCGTGAAATTGAGCCAGTTCATCCTCCTAAGCACCAAATACAATTTGTTGCGGCCCATTAtgtcatcaactacaccaagcTCCGTTTATGGAAT TTTTTGGAATACGAGAAGATGATATACTTAGACGCAGACATTCAAGTATACGAAAACATCGATCATCTCTTAGACGACACACCAAATGGTTACTTGTATGCTGTGATGGATTGTTTCTGTGAGAAAGAATGGAACCATTCAATTCAATATTCCGTTGGGTATTGCCAACAACATTGTCCTGATAAAAAGAAAACGATAACTTGGCCTGCCGGTTCATCAGCTCCTCCCTTGTACTTCAATGCTGGCATGCTCGTGTTTGAGCCTAGTCGTGTTACTTATGATAACCTTCTTCAAGCTGTCCAAATTACTCCACCTACTCCATTTGCAGAGCAG GATTTCTTGAACATGTATTTCCAAGAAGTATACAAACCAATTCCTCTGGTATACAACTTGGTACTAGCAATGCTGTGGCACCACCCTGAAAACGTTGACCTCGACAAAGTTAAAGTGGTTCACTACTCTGCAGCC GGATCAAAGCCGTGGAGATATActggaaaagaagaaaacatggACAGGGAAGACGTAAAGATGTTAGTCAAGAAATGGTGGGACATTTACAATGATGCTTCCCTTGATTACATTTACCCTCATGATGATGAACAAGATAGTAGAGTTCCAAAAAAACCGACACCTTTTATTACTGCTTCTTCTGCTGCTTGA